A section of the Tamandua tetradactyla isolate mTamTet1 chromosome 4, mTamTet1.pri, whole genome shotgun sequence genome encodes:
- the GJA5 gene encoding gap junction alpha-5 protein: protein MGDWSFLGEFLEEVHKHSTVIGKVWLTVLFIFRMLVLGTAAESSWGDEQADFRCDTMQPGCENVCYDQAFPISHIRYWVLQTIFVSTPSLLYMGHAVHTVRVQEKRRLREAARPQSARDPEACECPTAAKAAPSCWEEAHGKVALRGALLHTYVCSILVRTAVEVAFIAGQCLLYGVFLDTLHVCHRSPCPHPVNCYVSRPTEKNVFIIFMLAVAGLSLVLSLAELYHLGWRKVRPRLGRAGQGLLRPQPPPDVSQCLGGGPAGTCLSPFSNKVAAQQNTANLAAERVRGQEGPPGEGFAQLRPAPGPEPPRGAPPGHHFPQGCQGDKRRLSKARSDDLSV, encoded by the coding sequence ATGGGCGACTGGAGCTTCCTGGGGGAGTTCCTGGAGGAGGTGCACAAGCACTCCACGGTCATCGGCAAGGTCTGGTTGACCGTCCTCTTCATCTTCCGCATGCTGGTGCTGGGCACGGCGGCCGAGTCCTCCTGGGGCGACGAGCAGGCCGACTTCCGGTGCGACACCATGCAGCCGGGCTGCGAGAACGTGTGCTACGACCAGGCCTTCCCCATCTCGCACATCCGCTACTGGGTGCTGCAGACCATCTTCGTGTCCACGCCGTCCCTGCTGTACATGGGCCACGCCGTGCACACGGTGCGCGTGCAGGAGAAGCGGAGGCTCAGGGAGGCCGCGCGGCCGCAGAGCGCCCGGGACCCGGAGGCGTGTGAGTGCCCCACGGCCGCGAAGGCGGCGCCGTCCTGCTGGGAGGAGGCGCACGGGAAGGTGGCCCTGCGTGGCGCACTGTTGCACACCTACGTGTGCAGCATCCTGGTGCGCACGGCCGTGGAGGTGGCCTTCATTGCGGGCCAGTGCCTCCTGTACGGGGTCTTCCTGGACACGCTGCACGTGTGCCACAGGAGCCCCTGCCCTCACCCCGTCAACTGCTACGTGTCGCGGCCCACGGAGAAGAACGTCTTCATCATCTTCATGCTGGCCGTGGCCGGGCTGTCGCTCGTCCTCAGCCTGGCTGAGCTCTACCACCTGGGCTGGAGGAAGGTCCGGCCGCGGCTCGGCAGGGCGGGCCAGGGCCTGCTCAGGCCCCAGCCGCCCCCCGACGTCAGCCAGTGCCTGGGGGGCGGCCCGGCGGGGACGTGCCTCAGCCCCTTCAGTAACAAGGTGGCCGCTCAGCAGAACACTGCCAACCTGGCCGCTGAGCGGGTGCGAGGCCAGGAGGGGCCGCCCGGGGAGGGCTTCGCCCAGCTCCGCCCTGCCCCGGGGCCCGAGCCGCCCCGGGGCGCCCCCCCAGGCCACCACTTCCCCCAAGGCTGCCAGGGAGACAAGCGCCGCCTCAGTAAGGCCAGGTCCGACGACCTCTCTGTGTGA